AGGTTGCATAGACAcaatagagaagaaaaaatgaaacCCCGAATCCTATTCCACTGATCAAGCCTTGCCTTATTCCTGTTTTCCTTGGACCTTCACATTTCTTCTTATAGAATTCCATAACTTTCTCTTCAGCGCAGAAAGATGCCACTGTTCTTATGCTTCCAACTGCATCGTTAGCAACCTGGCTCGCTTCCTCATACATCCGCTGCATAAAAATATGCATATTATCATAGGATTTTTCGCTGAGTCTAATAAACCATGAAGTACTTTCATAGCCAAGTATTGAGATGGAAAAAGTCTCACCTTTGCATCTGAACTGAAGCCTTTCAAGAACTTCATTTGAACATATCCATTCAATCCAACAAGAGGGGCTATGACAACAATGATCAACGCCAATTGCCAGCTTGCAATGAAAGCAATGATCAAGCCTGTACATGCTGTTGCAATATTTTGAACTAGTAGTCCTAATGCATCCCCAACAAGGGCACGAACAGATGTAGCATCCGTCGAGAGCCTTGAACCGATTGCACCACTCGAATGATCAGCCTCATCAAACCATGAAACCTCCATGTTGATCACCTTCTCAAAACATAGCAATCTAATGCGCTGGATTAGCTTATGGCCAGCCACAGAGAAAAAGTATCCTCTTGCTATAAGAGCAATTAAAGATGCAAGTCCAAGGGTCACAAACATTAGTGCCCAAAACCTTGAGTCCTTTTTTAACTCATTGAATGGTTCATAAAATGTTTTGATGGCACTAGAAAGCAACAAACCAAACACTGGCCATATAGCACCATTTGCTGTGGCAGCTATAGATCCCATAAGAAGCACTGGAATCTCTGGTTTGTTAAGGGAAAAAAGCCACCATAGTGGAACCTCTTGTGATGGTACATCCTCTTCTCTTGGAGTTTCAACTTTAGGATCAAGGATATTAGCTCCTGTAGGTATGCCGAAGGAAGTCGAGTGGCGGCTACTGCTACCAATAGATGATTCTGATCTTTGAAATGACCACCTTTTACTTTTTGAGAGTTCAGACTTGTTTTGATTGTCTGCATTCTTTAATGAATCCTCCTCTCTTACCTCTTGTAAACGTATAAGCTGAGAGTAAGCTCCTTCGGGGTCCTTGACTAATTCAACATGTGTTCCTGATTGATAAACATGAAGTCagttacaaatatatatatataaaacaattttaTCATGATGAGAGAATCCATGTCTTATCTTTGCATGCTCTGTACCTTTTTCAACCATTTTCCCTCTATGAATTACAGCAATCATGTCTGCATTCCTCACGGTGCTTAGGCGATGAGCTACAATAACAGTAGTTCTGTTGATCATGATCCTGTCTAGGGCCTCTTGCACTATTCTTTCAGATTCTGCATCAAGTGCACTTGTGGCTTCATCTAGAAGCAAAATCCTTGGATCTTTTAGGATAGCTCTTGCAATGGCAATGCGTTGCTTCTGTCCACCAGATAGTTGTGTTCCATGCTCACCAACCATTGTTTCCAATCCCTATATACACATCACAAGGTTATAAAGCATTTAAATAAGTTTACTTAACGAGTTACAAAGATTATGAATCCAAAAATTCCTTTTATATTGTAGAACCTTTGGCAGTTTATCAATGAAATTAGCAGCATTTGCAAGTTCAGTGGCAACTTTAATCTCTTCAATTGTTGCTCCCTCCTTTCCATAAGCAATGTTATCCTTGATGCTAGATGCAAACAACACTGGCTCCTGGCTGACAAGGCCAACTTTTCCTCTGATCCATCTAACCTGAAATTCTCTAATGTTAATGCCATCAATAAGAACTTCACCTGCCTGTGGATCATAGAATCTTTCTATCAAACTGATAACTGTGGACTTCCCACTTCCACTTTGTCCTACTAAAGCCGCAGTTGTGCCACTCGGAATATGCAGAGAGAATCCGTTGAATATCAGCTCCTCGGGTCTGGCCGGATAACTGAAATAGACATCCCTCAATTCTATATCGCCATGAATATCTTCCAATGTTTTTCCAGTAGGATCATAAGCATCAATCTCAGGCTTTCTCTCAATTGTTTGAAACATTTTATAGGCTGCTGCTTTACCCGAAGCAAAAGCACTTAAGCAAGGACTTGCTTCCCCAAGagacctaacatatacatacacAGAATTAGGCAAGCAAATAGAATGCATCTAGTTTTATTCCAAAGGTATCTATATACTTACATGGAAGCACTTAATGCAGCAACCATGACATTGATCACCATACCCCCATTATATCCTTTTTCCATTATCATCTTTGAACCATACCATACAGCTAAAGCATAACCGCAAAAAATGACACAGGTAACAACACCAAAACCCATTCCAGCTGCTATGCCTTCACTAACTCCTGATTTGTATGCATCTTCAAGACGTTTTTCATAACTAGATACTGCTTTCTTTTCCCCAGTGAAGGATGCAACCttgaaatatatgttaaaaaggAAATAATCAATATCATGGCAGAACCTGATATAAGACTCTGAAGCTAACaataaatttcaaagaaatttttttaggCTTTGATAACATACTGTTCTTATAGAACCTATTGTCTGTTCAACTACGTGTGCTGCTTTTGCATAAGCATTTTGACCTATGGTTGCCATCTTTTCTATCGTGATGGCCAAAGCTGCGCCAGCTATAGCGAGAATTGGAAGAGCAGACAACAAGACAAGAGTTAGAAGCCACCCTCTAACAAATGATATCACATACCCTCCAACAAATGTTGCAATTAACTGCACAAATTTCCCAACCTGTTTATGCAAGCAAGCCTTTTAGTATATGAATGCTGCAGCAGCATATGATACATATATAGATACAGATATAGTagtattattagtattattaccTTCTCACCCATGGCATCTTGAATAAGGACTGTGTCACCTGACATTCTACCTATGACCTCACCAGTGTTTGTCTCTTTATCAAAGAAAGCAATATCTTGTCTTAGAATAGTCTTCAAGTACAAACCCCTTATTCTTGCAGCTTGTCTTTCCCCTGTCACCATCCAACATACCACCTCTGCAGCATGAAACAATGATCTTCATTGCTGAATAACTCATATATAACTGTATTGAGTTAACAAAAATCAGTGACCTAATTATGGGGTACTTACGAAGGAATGCTGCAACACCTATGCCTATTGCCAAGTACACAAATTTCAGACTGATCTGCAATTTTGGTCAGcataactaaattttattttggttcttCACAATTACATACACATTAAGCTGAATATTAGTTTCCTGGATTTTACCTTGGAAACTTGGTTGACAATATCTTCACTGTACAGGTTATCAGCGAAGACGTTTGCCATTTGGCCAAATATTAATGTCATGAGAGGCATTCCCATACCATTTCCAATGGCGGCAATGGTCCCAACAATCATCAACAAGATGTCAGTGGAATCTGCAAACGAGAACAGCTTGAAGTATGGAACTGTTTCTTTTTGGTTCTCTGATGAACTTGTCTCATCATCACGTTTGTAACCGTTCTCACGGCCCATCTCCCTAGTACACTCTTAAGTCCTATGTTATGTAACACTActacaaaataacaaaattattgaAGCAGTGTAAGGTTGAAACAGAACCAAACAACTTAGTTAGAAAAATTCTTATCATGTATATAATAACGTTTTATAGCATACCAAGTTGTGACTAAATGTGAAACTCTAAAGATACGTGAAGGCTAAGCAACAAACAAAAGGAGCACATAGACATATTATTGCGACGTGTGTTTCCTGGAAGTACCCCTAAGGTAGATTCCTTCATGGCCATTCCATAATGATGCAAAGGGTTgatatccttttcttttttaatcttaGAACATGGACTTATCCCACAGGATTTTCAAAAACAAGAACAccaaattataaatacataaataaaatgttaatgAAATAAACCAACTTGGGTTTgtcgagtggtcagctcactagtccgcttaagcagGTGCCAGGGATTtgaatcccgccttgtgcatgtAACAATCATTGGCTAGCAGCAGGCCCTTAAATGGAACTTAGATTAGATCCGCGACGGATTAATCTTTAACGTGTCG
This portion of the Arachis duranensis cultivar V14167 chromosome 6, aradu.V14167.gnm2.J7QH, whole genome shotgun sequence genome encodes:
- the LOC107492327 gene encoding ABC transporter B family member 21-like, translated to MIVGTIAAIGNGMGMPLMTLIFGQMANVFADNLYSEDIVNQVSKISLKFVYLAIGIGVAAFLQVVCWMVTGERQAARIRGLYLKTILRQDIAFFDKETNTGEVIGRMSGDTVLIQDAMGEKVGKFVQLIATFVGGYVISFVRGWLLTLVLLSALPILAIAGAALAITIEKMATIGQNAYAKAAHVVEQTIGSIRTVASFTGEKKAVSSYEKRLEDAYKSGVSEGIAAGMGFGVVTCVIFCGYALAVWYGSKMIMEKGYNGGMVINVMVAALSASMSLGEASPCLSAFASGKAAAYKMFQTIERKPEIDAYDPTGKTLEDIHGDIELRDVYFSYPARPEELIFNGFSLHIPSGTTAALVGQSGSGKSTVISLIERFYDPQAGEVLIDGINIREFQVRWIRGKVGLVSQEPVLFASSIKDNIAYGKEGATIEEIKVATELANAANFIDKLPKGLETMVGEHGTQLSGGQKQRIAIARAILKDPRILLLDEATSALDAESERIVQEALDRIMINRTTVIVAHRLSTVRNADMIAVIHRGKMVEKGTHVELVKDPEGAYSQLIRLQEVREEDSLKNADNQNKSELSKSKRWSFQRSESSIGSSSRHSTSFGIPTGANILDPKVETPREEDVPSQEVPLWWLFSLNKPEIPVLLMGSIAATANGAIWPVFGLLLSSAIKTFYEPFNELKKDSRFWALMFVTLGLASLIALIARGYFFSVAGHKLIQRIRLLCFEKVINMEVSWFDEADHSSGAIGSRLSTDATSVRALVGDALGLLVQNIATACTGLIIAFIASWQLALIIVVIAPLVGLNGYVQMKFLKGFSSDAKRMYEEASQVANDAVGSIRTVASFCAEEKVMEFYKKKCEGPRKTGIRQGLISGIGFGVSFFLLYCVYATCFYAGARFVKDGKASFSDVLRVFFALTMAANAISQSSSLAPDSSKAKSAAASIFGLLDMKSKIDPSDESGTTLDNVNGEIKFRHVGFKYPSRPDIQIFRDLSLTIHSGKTVALVGESGSGKSTVIALLQRFYDPDFGQITLDGIEIQKLQLKWLRQQIGLVGQEPVLFNDTIRANIAYGKGGNATEAEIIQVAELANAHGFISALQQGYDTVVGERGIQLSGGQKQRVAIARAIIKSPKILLLDEATSALDAESERVVQDALDKVIVNRSTVVVAHRLSTVKNADVIAVVKDGVIVEKGRHETLISMEDGFYASLVQLHYSASTA